A genomic window from Streptomyces brevispora includes:
- a CDS encoding DUF4442 domain-containing protein: MTAGEMVAATVPMVRTLDLEFLESTAERAVVRLPDRTDFHNHVGGPHAGAMFTLAESASGAIVMAAFGDQLTRAVPLAVKAEIGYKKLAMGDVTATATLGRPVADVVAELDEGKRPEFPVTILIRREDGAVTGEMTVVWTLRPNA; the protein is encoded by the coding sequence ATGACCGCGGGCGAGATGGTCGCCGCGACGGTTCCGATGGTCCGGACCCTCGACCTCGAATTCCTGGAGTCCACCGCCGAACGCGCGGTGGTCCGCCTGCCGGACCGGACGGACTTCCACAACCATGTCGGCGGACCGCACGCCGGCGCGATGTTCACGCTGGCGGAGTCGGCGAGCGGCGCCATCGTCATGGCCGCGTTCGGGGACCAGTTGACGCGGGCCGTCCCGCTCGCGGTGAAGGCCGAGATCGGTTACAAGAAGCTGGCCATGGGCGACGTCACCGCCACCGCCACGCTCGGCAGGCCGGTGGCGGACGTCGTCGCCGAACTCGACGAGGGCAAGCGCCCCGAGTTCCCTGTGACCATCCTGATCCGGCGCGAGGACGGCGCCGTGACCGGCGAGATGACCGTGGTCTGGACACTGCGCCCGAACGCCTGA
- a CDS encoding spermidine synthase: MNESIPVVRDVDRGTARLLPDVDRERAWLLTVDGAPQSYVDLDAPEHLEFEYARRLGHVVDCVAEAGAPLDVLHLGGGALTLPRYVAATRPGSRQDVAEADRGLLALVAEHLPLPDGSGIAVHGTDAREHLEATAPGSVDVLVADVFGGSRVPAHLTSVPYAQAAARALRADGVYAANLADGAPFDFLRPQLATFAAVFEELALIAEPAVLRGRRFGNAILVASRVPFDTAALTRRCAADAFPARVAYGAAVTGLVKGARPVGDADAVDSPEPPDGAFGIG; this comes from the coding sequence GTGAACGAGTCGATACCGGTCGTCCGCGACGTGGACCGGGGCACCGCCAGACTGCTCCCCGACGTGGACCGGGAGCGCGCCTGGCTGCTGACCGTCGACGGGGCGCCCCAGTCGTACGTCGACCTGGACGCGCCGGAACACCTTGAGTTCGAGTACGCGAGGCGGCTCGGCCACGTCGTGGACTGCGTGGCCGAAGCGGGCGCACCGCTCGACGTGCTGCACCTCGGCGGCGGCGCCCTCACCCTGCCCCGCTATGTCGCCGCGACGCGTCCCGGCTCCCGGCAGGACGTCGCCGAGGCCGACCGGGGGCTGCTCGCCCTCGTCGCCGAGCACCTCCCGCTGCCGGACGGCAGCGGGATCGCCGTGCACGGCACGGACGCCCGCGAGCACTTGGAGGCGACCGCGCCCGGCTCCGTGGACGTCCTGGTCGCGGATGTCTTCGGCGGCTCGCGGGTGCCCGCCCATCTGACCTCCGTCCCCTACGCGCAGGCCGCGGCGCGGGCGCTGCGCGCCGACGGGGTCTACGCCGCCAACCTCGCGGACGGGGCGCCGTTCGACTTCCTGCGCCCGCAACTCGCCACCTTCGCGGCCGTCTTCGAGGAGCTTGCGCTGATCGCCGAGCCGGCGGTGCTGCGCGGCCGGCGCTTCGGCAACGCCATCCTCGTCGCGTCCCGCGTCCCCTTCGACACGGCCGCGCTGACCCGCCGTTGCGCCGCCGACGCGTTTCCGGCCCGCGTCGCGTACGGCGCCGCCGTGACCGGGCTCGTCAAGGGCGCCCGGCCGGTCGGTGACGCCGACGCGGTCGACTCGCCCGAGCCGCCCGACGGTGCCTTCGGCATCGGCTGA
- the tuf gene encoding elongation factor Tu, whose protein sequence is MPKTAYVRTKPHLNIGTMGHVDHGKTTLTAAITKVLSDRGTGTFVPFDRIDRAPEEAQRGITINIAHVEYETGTRHYAHVDMPGHADYIKNMVTGAAQLDGAILVVSALEGIMPQTAEHVLLARQVGVDHIVVALNKADAGDPELADLVELEVRELLSAHGYGGDTVPVVRVSGLRALEGDPLWTAAVEALLDAVDTYVPMPVRYTDAPFLLPVENVLTITGRGTVVTGAVERGTVRVGDQVAVLGAGIETVVTGLETFGKPMESAEAGDNVALLLRGVERDRVRRGHVVAAPGSVTPSRRFTAQVYVLSGREGGRTTPVATGYRPQFYIRTADVVGDVDLGEAAVARPGTTVTMTVELGRDVPLETGLGFAIREGGRTIGAGTVTGLL, encoded by the coding sequence ATGCCCAAGACGGCATACGTGCGCACCAAGCCGCACCTCAACATCGGCACCATGGGCCACGTCGACCACGGCAAGACCACCCTGACCGCCGCCATCACCAAGGTCCTCAGCGACCGCGGCACCGGCACTTTCGTCCCGTTCGACCGCATCGACCGGGCGCCCGAGGAGGCGCAGCGCGGCATCACCATCAACATCGCGCACGTCGAGTACGAGACCGGCACCCGGCACTACGCGCACGTCGACATGCCTGGGCACGCCGACTACATCAAGAATATGGTGACCGGCGCCGCCCAGCTCGACGGGGCGATCCTCGTCGTGTCCGCGCTCGAAGGGATCATGCCGCAGACCGCCGAGCACGTGCTGCTGGCCCGCCAGGTGGGCGTCGACCACATCGTCGTCGCCCTCAACAAGGCCGACGCGGGCGACCCCGAGCTGGCCGACCTGGTGGAGCTGGAGGTGCGCGAGCTGTTGTCGGCGCACGGTTACGGTGGCGACACCGTGCCCGTCGTGCGGGTCTCGGGCCTGCGGGCGCTGGAGGGCGACCCACTCTGGACGGCGGCGGTCGAGGCGTTGCTCGACGCCGTCGACACCTACGTACCGATGCCGGTGCGCTACACCGACGCGCCGTTCCTGCTGCCGGTGGAGAACGTCCTGACCATCACCGGCCGGGGCACTGTCGTCACCGGTGCGGTGGAGCGCGGGACCGTCCGCGTCGGTGACCAGGTGGCGGTGCTCGGAGCCGGCATCGAGACGGTCGTCACGGGTCTGGAGACCTTCGGTAAGCCGATGGAGTCCGCCGAGGCCGGGGACAACGTCGCGCTGCTCCTGCGCGGGGTCGAGCGCGACCGGGTACGCCGCGGGCACGTCGTGGCGGCGCCGGGCAGCGTGACACCGAGCCGGCGCTTCACCGCGCAGGTGTACGTCCTGTCCGGGCGGGAGGGCGGCCGCACCACCCCGGTCGCCACCGGCTACCGGCCGCAGTTCTACATCCGCACCGCGGACGTCGTCGGTGACGTCGACCTCGGCGAAGCGGCGGTGGCGCGTCCCGGCACGACGGTCACCATGACCGTCGAACTGGGCCGGGACGTACCGCTGGAGACCGGCCTCGGCTTCGCCATCCGTGAGGGCGGCCGCACGATCGGCGCGGGCACCGTCACCGGGCTGCTCTGA
- a CDS encoding DNA alkylation repair protein, translating into MSDGSDTAGGAAEPAPGIPGSTLADTVLERLTALYPTAADPVRARSAAVYMKNIAPFLGIPTPRRRALSRTVLEGAPRPGETDCAAIALRCWGLPEREYQYFAADYLRRHVARCSSGFLPVVRHLVSTVPWWDTVDALAAHVAGPLVAAGPELRQDMDAWIEDDDVWIVRTALLHQLRFKEDTDTGRLFGYCLRRADHPDLFIRKAIGWCLREYAKTDPQAVQGFVDGARGRLSPLSVREATKHL; encoded by the coding sequence ATGAGCGACGGATCCGACACCGCCGGCGGTGCGGCCGAACCTGCCCCCGGGATCCCCGGCAGCACACTGGCCGACACCGTGCTGGAGCGCCTCACCGCGCTGTATCCCACGGCGGCCGACCCCGTGCGGGCCCGGTCCGCCGCCGTGTACATGAAAAACATCGCGCCGTTCCTCGGCATCCCCACCCCCCGGCGCCGGGCACTGTCCCGCACCGTCCTGGAAGGCGCCCCGCGCCCCGGCGAGACGGACTGCGCCGCCATCGCGCTTCGCTGCTGGGGGCTGCCCGAGCGCGAGTACCAGTACTTCGCCGCCGACTACCTCCGCCGCCACGTCGCGCGCTGCTCTTCCGGCTTCCTGCCGGTCGTGCGCCATCTGGTCTCCACCGTGCCGTGGTGGGACACCGTCGACGCCCTGGCCGCCCATGTCGCGGGTCCGCTGGTGGCCGCCGGCCCGGAGCTCCGGCAGGACATGGACGCGTGGATCGAGGACGACGACGTCTGGATCGTCCGCACGGCGCTGCTGCACCAGCTGCGCTTCAAGGAGGACACCGACACCGGACGGCTCTTCGGATACTGCCTGCGCCGGGCCGACCACCCGGACCTCTTCATCCGCAAGGCGATCGGATGGTGCCTGCGCGAGTACGCCAAGACCGATCCGCAGGCCGTACAGGGCTTCGTCGACGGCGCCCGGGGGAGGCTGTCGCCCCTGTCGGTGCGAGAGGCCACCAAACACCTTTGA
- a CDS encoding TVP38/TMEM64 family protein, which produces MLDPVPATRPATGLATRCTRVLFSPWSRLSLLVAVLLAAATTMLLLEPQRLLAAGWPTQLSGGAVAVVLFGLAYGVCTVAFVPRPLLNLAAGALFGAQAGLAAALAGTVLGAGISFGLGRVLGQDALRTLLRGRWMRAADGQLSRHGFRSMLALRLFPGVPFAAANYCAAVSRMGYPPFLAATGLGSIPNTAAYVVAGSEASSPTSPAFLAAMGFIVLTGLGAAVVAWRRRHRLGAE; this is translated from the coding sequence ATGCTCGACCCCGTCCCCGCCACCCGGCCTGCCACCGGCCTCGCCACGCGCTGCACGAGGGTGCTTTTCTCGCCCTGGTCCCGGCTCTCGCTGCTCGTGGCGGTGCTGCTGGCCGCCGCGACGACGATGCTGCTCCTCGAACCGCAGCGGCTGCTCGCCGCCGGCTGGCCGACCCAGCTGAGCGGCGGCGCCGTCGCGGTCGTGCTCTTCGGCCTCGCGTACGGCGTGTGCACGGTGGCCTTCGTGCCGCGGCCGCTGCTCAACCTCGCCGCAGGTGCGCTGTTCGGCGCGCAGGCCGGTCTGGCGGCGGCGCTGGCGGGCACGGTGCTCGGCGCGGGCATCTCGTTCGGGCTCGGCCGGGTGCTGGGGCAGGACGCGCTCCGTACGCTGCTGCGGGGGCGCTGGATGCGGGCGGCGGACGGACAGCTGAGCAGGCACGGGTTCCGCTCGATGCTGGCGCTGCGGCTGTTCCCCGGAGTGCCCTTCGCCGCCGCCAACTACTGCGCCGCGGTGTCGCGCATGGGCTATCCCCCGTTCCTGGCGGCGACCGGGCTGGGCTCGATCCCCAACACGGCCGCGTACGTCGTGGCGGGGAGCGAGGCCTCGTCGCCGACATCGCCCGCGTTCCTGGCCGCGATGGGCTTCATCGTGCTGACCGGTCTCGGCGCGGCCGTGGTCGCCTGGCGCCGACGTCACCGGCTGGGCGCCGAGTGA
- a CDS encoding undecaprenyl-diphosphate phosphatase, whose protein sequence is MSWFESFVLGLVQGLTEFLPISSSAHLRLTAAFAGWHDPGAAFTAITQIGTEAAVLIYFRKDIVRIVGAWFKSLTDRSMRSDHDAQMGWLVIVGSIPIGVLGVTFKDQIEGPFRDLRLIATTLIVMGIVLGIADRLAARDETGGKHRAIKERKTLKELGIKDGLIFGFCQAMALVPGVSRSGATISGGLLMGYTREAAARYSFLLAVPAVLASGVFELKDAGEGHVAWGPTIFATFIAFGVGYVVIAWFMKFITTKSFMPFVIYRVLLGIVLFALVAAGVLSPHAGESAG, encoded by the coding sequence ATGAGCTGGTTCGAATCCTTCGTCCTCGGCCTCGTTCAGGGACTGACCGAGTTCCTGCCGATCTCCTCCAGCGCGCACCTGCGGCTCACCGCGGCGTTCGCCGGCTGGCACGATCCGGGTGCGGCGTTCACCGCCATCACCCAGATCGGCACGGAAGCCGCAGTTCTCATCTACTTCCGCAAGGACATCGTCCGGATCGTCGGGGCGTGGTTCAAGTCGCTGACGGACCGCTCGATGCGGAGCGACCACGACGCCCAGATGGGCTGGCTGGTCATCGTCGGCTCGATCCCCATCGGTGTGCTCGGTGTGACGTTCAAGGACCAGATCGAGGGCCCGTTCCGTGATCTGCGGCTGATCGCCACGACCCTGATCGTGATGGGCATCGTCCTCGGCATCGCCGACCGCCTGGCCGCCCGTGACGAGACCGGCGGCAAGCACCGGGCGATCAAGGAGCGAAAGACCCTCAAGGAACTGGGCATCAAGGACGGCCTGATCTTCGGCTTCTGCCAGGCCATGGCCCTGGTCCCGGGCGTCTCCCGGTCCGGCGCCACGATCAGCGGTGGTCTGCTGATGGGCTACACCCGCGAGGCGGCGGCACGTTACTCGTTCCTGCTCGCCGTCCCGGCGGTACTCGCGTCGGGCGTCTTCGAGTTGAAGGACGCGGGCGAGGGACACGTGGCCTGGGGTCCGACGATCTTCGCCACGTTCATCGCGTTCGGTGTGGGGTACGTCGTCATCGCCTGGTTCATGAAGTTCATCACGACCAAGAGCTTCATGCCGTTCGTCATCTACCGCGTGCTGCTCGGCATCGTCCTGTTCGCGCTGGTCGCAGCGGGTGTACTGAGCCCGCACGCGGGTGAGTCCGCGGGCTGA
- a CDS encoding helix-turn-helix domain-containing protein: protein MSAPDDGRIGARIKEQRKLARLTQRELAARIPYSYSLLNQVECGARQATDAFAAAVAAALGIDAAVLHGPLHANDEQQCRLAVLVSPIRQALDLYDLDHEPVGGIPVAGLAAEADRICRQVRATHLRAAARALPAVIAGLTQAARTAPTVATWQALASTYRTAHDIALKVGFPDLAIVALDRMGWAAERASDPCLAAIRQYKRALGHAESGKDLGRRMVEAGHALVADDSSREALAVAGQLHLGASAVAARAGDSGAVAQHITAARELADRVGGEAREVHWLSFGRMNVSLHEMGAAITMRQYDDALRQARTMKLPAATLTSRRARFLVDRANVEMETGHTDAALRHLVEARRAAPEQTRYHPRTRETVTGLLNTARRTPDGLGHMAVWIGL from the coding sequence ATGAGCGCACCGGACGACGGCCGCATCGGCGCCCGCATCAAGGAACAACGGAAGCTCGCCCGGCTCACCCAGAGGGAACTGGCCGCGCGCATTCCGTACTCCTACAGCCTGTTGAACCAGGTCGAGTGCGGAGCCCGCCAGGCTACCGACGCCTTTGCCGCCGCTGTCGCTGCCGCGCTCGGCATTGATGCTGCTGTCCTCCACGGCCCACTCCACGCGAACGATGAGCAACAGTGCCGCCTGGCCGTCCTGGTGAGCCCCATCCGCCAAGCCCTCGACCTGTACGACCTCGATCACGAACCAGTAGGCGGCATCCCTGTCGCAGGGCTTGCGGCCGAGGCCGACCGGATCTGCCGACAGGTCCGAGCCACCCACCTACGGGCGGCAGCACGCGCCCTCCCCGCAGTGATCGCCGGTCTGACACAGGCGGCCCGCACGGCACCGACGGTCGCGACGTGGCAGGCGCTCGCCTCGACGTACCGAACGGCACACGACATCGCGTTGAAGGTCGGCTTCCCCGACCTCGCGATCGTCGCCCTCGACCGGATGGGCTGGGCCGCCGAACGCGCCTCCGACCCGTGTCTGGCCGCGATCCGCCAGTACAAGCGCGCGCTCGGGCATGCCGAGTCGGGAAAGGACCTGGGGCGGCGGATGGTCGAGGCCGGCCACGCACTCGTCGCCGACGATTCATCGAGGGAGGCGCTCGCGGTGGCCGGGCAGCTCCACCTCGGCGCGTCCGCGGTGGCCGCACGTGCGGGCGACAGCGGCGCCGTGGCGCAGCACATCACCGCTGCCCGCGAGTTGGCCGACCGTGTCGGCGGTGAGGCGCGCGAAGTGCACTGGCTTTCCTTCGGCCGGATGAACGTCTCCCTGCACGAGATGGGCGCCGCCATCACCATGCGGCAGTACGACGACGCGCTGCGGCAGGCGCGCACGATGAAGCTGCCCGCGGCGACGTTGACCTCGCGGCGCGCCCGGTTCCTCGTCGACCGCGCCAACGTCGAGATGGAGACCGGGCACACGGACGCCGCACTGCGCCACCTCGTCGAGGCGCGCCGGGCCGCGCCGGAGCAGACCCGCTATCACCCGCGGACCCGTGAGACCGTGACGGGGCTGCTCAACACGGCACGCCGCACTCCGGACGGCCTCGGCCACATGGCCGTCTGGATCGGCCTCTAG
- a CDS encoding flavoprotein: MTSRVLYLFGSAAPPVLEAAHVVEDAQARGWDVCLGLTPTAARWLEPQRPELERLTGHPVRSEYKMPGSPDIWPKADVILVAPATFNTVNEWALGLTSKFVVGVAAEAIGKRIPALAMPCVNAAYVRHPQFDRSVEVLQGAGVRVLYGPGGFEPNEPGERRPEGFPWERALDAVGAIAGGRS, from the coding sequence ATGACGTCTCGCGTGCTCTACCTGTTCGGCTCCGCCGCCCCGCCCGTCCTCGAGGCGGCACATGTCGTGGAGGATGCGCAGGCCCGCGGCTGGGATGTGTGCCTCGGGCTGACGCCGACGGCCGCGCGGTGGCTGGAACCGCAGCGGCCGGAACTGGAGCGACTGACCGGCCACCCGGTCCGGTCGGAGTACAAGATGCCGGGCAGCCCGGACATTTGGCCGAAGGCTGACGTGATCCTCGTCGCACCCGCCACGTTCAACACGGTCAACGAGTGGGCCCTCGGCCTGACGTCGAAGTTCGTTGTGGGGGTCGCGGCAGAGGCGATAGGGAAACGGATTCCGGCCTTGGCCATGCCGTGTGTGAACGCCGCCTACGTGCGGCATCCCCAGTTCGACCGGTCGGTGGAAGTGCTGCAGGGTGCGGGGGTGCGGGTGTTGTACGGCCCTGGCGGCTTCGAGCCGAATGAACCGGGTGAGCGGCGGCCGGAGGGGTTCCCGTGGGAGCGCGCTCTCGACGCGGTCGGCGCCATTGCCGGTGGGCGGTCGTAG
- a CDS encoding alpha/beta fold hydrolase yields MPPEHGRRLAALLPQGRLVAIADSRTLVPLDQPERLALAIRQFVTAPR; encoded by the coding sequence ATGCCGCCCGAACACGGCCGGCGCCTCGCGGCGCTCCTCCCGCAAGGGCGGCTGGTCGCGATCGCGGACAGCCGCACGCTCGTCCCGCTGGACCAGCCGGAGCGGCTGGCCCTGGCGATCCGGCAGTTCGTGACGGCTCCCAGGTGA